The Thermus amyloliquefaciens nucleotide sequence TGTGGCTCCAGATGTAGGGGCTCGTGGGGTGTCCCTCCAGGTTCCGGTGCCGCAGCCACTGGTAGAGGGCCCGCTGGGCGGTAGGGGAAAGCACCACCACCCGCTCCTTGTCCCCCTTTCCCCGGACCCGGATGGCGTGGGGGATACCATCCTGATAGGTGAGGTCGGAGTAGGTGAGGCTCAGGGCCTCGGAGAGGCGGAGGCCGGTGCCGTAGAGGAAGGCCAGGAGGGCCCAGTCCCTGAGGCCGATGCGTGGGGAGCGGTGCTTGTAGGCGGCCTCCAGGAGCCTGGCCACCTCGGGGGGGGTGAGGTAGACGGGGAGGCGCCGAGGAAGCTTGGGGCGCTTCACCCCCTCGGTGGGGTCCTTGAGAATGGGCAGCGCCTCCACCTCGGCCAGGTAACGGAAGAACTTTCGCAGGCTGGCGAGGATCCGGCCCGCCCTGTGGGGGCTCACCTCGCGGGAGGCCAGGAAGGCGCGGAGGTGCTGGCTCCCGATCTCCTCCCACCTGGGGGGCCTGCCGTAGCGCTCCCGGTACCAGGCGGAAAAGAGCCCCACGTCCAGGAGGTACTCCTTGGCGGTGCGGGGGGAGCGGCCTTCCTCCATCTCCAGGTACCTGCGGAAGCGGTGGAGGAGCTCGGCGTGGGGGTCTTGGGCGGCTACCATCTTCAGACCTCCTCAAAGGCGGGAACGGGCACGGTGGGCACCAGGTCACGGGCCACAAGGTAGAGCCTTCGGTCCAGGGTGAAGAAGCGCCCCTTCCCCTCCTTCTCCCAGAGCCAGGCGAAGGAGGCGAGTTGGAGGGCGTCCGCTCCCCTCAAGGGATGCTCCTCGGCCAAGGCGCCCGCCAGCTGGACCACGGGAGGGCTCAGGGGCACGCGGAGGAAGGCGGGCCAGTCGGCCCGGAAAGCAGCGCTCAGAGAAGCCTGGCGGCGGGAGGTGATGGCCCTTCCCCGGCGCAGGGCGTGGAAGGTGGCCAGGGTCTCCACGTAGGCCAGGTGGGAGGCGGCGAGGAGGGTCCCGGGGCGCTGGGCCAGGTCCACGGCCCATTCAAAGGGGTCCTCGGGCTCCAGGTAGTAAAGGCGCACCAAGACGCTGGTGTCCAGGAAGAGGGGCTCAGCGCCGGAGGTCCTGGAGGACGGCATCCAGGGGTACCCCCTTCACTCGGGGACGCCAGGGCTTGAAGCGAGGCTTGGGCCCCTCCGGGGGCTCCAGGGCCATTGCCTCCGCCAAGCGCCGCCACTCGGGCGACTTGAGCAGGGCCTTCAGTCGGGGCTCCTTGGTCTTGGGCATGGCTCCATTCTACCCCTCCGGGGGGAGGGTGCCCTCGAGGGCCCCCACCCCCGCTTTCCCGAAGTATAGCATTCGCAAAAGATTTGTTTGGCGAAGTGAAGGAGGGAAGCCCTGACCGAAGGGGAGCCTCGTCCGGGAGGGCGAAAACCCCCGAAAAAAGGGCGGGCGAGGGACCAGGCGGCCGGCGGAAGGTTGCGACAAAAGGCGGATGTTTGCGACAAACTCACAGACTTCCAGACTTACAGACTTCCAGAGTCTGGATGTCTGGAAGTTCCAGGAAGTTCCAAGACCCTCCGCCTCGCTTCTGTACCATGGGGGCATGCGGGAGAGCCCCACGGCCAAGGGGGACCCCCCCGAAAAGGACCCTCTGGACGGCAAGCTTCTCTTGACCTACAGCGAGGCGGCCAAGGCCCTCGGCTTGGGTCGGACGACGATCTACAGGCTGGTGAAGGCGGGGCGCCTCAAGGTGGTTCACCCCACCCCCCGCTCGGCCCGCATCACCCGGGAGAGCCTCGAGGCCTTCCTCCGCTCCCTGGAAGCCCCGGAGAAGGCAAGCGAGAAGGGGAAGGGCGTGGTGGACCGGGCCCGGGAGGTCCTGAGGCGCTTCGGCCTCTAGGGGGAGGCGTGGAGGAGGTCAGGGAGGAGCGGAAGGAGAAGCCCGGGGCCCGCCACCCGGCCCACCAGGCCACCCTCTTCCTGGAGGGGAGGCTTGGGGAGGAGGGCTTCCACAGCCCCCGCCTGCCCCGGGGCCTGCGGGCGGCGGTGGCCGGGTACGCCCTGAGCCAGCCGGAGGAGCACCGGGGGGAAGGGGTCTTCACCCTCTGGCCCCGCACGGACGAGGAGGGGAGGCTCACGGAGGTCCAGGTGGCCCTCAAGCTCAAGCGCCCCATGGAGGGGCCGGAGCTGGTGGTGCACGGGATCCTCCTCCACGCCGACGGGAGGAGGTTCGTGGTCCTCGTCCAGCCCAAGAGCGGGGAGGCCTTCAGGCTCGTCCTGGGCCGGGCCCGGGGGTTCACCGCCTTCCTGGAGCCCAGGAAGGCCTACCGCTTTGAGGGAGCCCTGCGGGGGGGGAGGCTCCTCGCCGAGCGGGCCTTTCCCCTGGGGAAGTGGGTCCTGGCCCGGAAGGGGGAGAGGCCCCTCCCCGAGCCCATAGAGGGAGACCGGAACCCGCACCTGGAGGGGAGGCGGGGGAAGGGGGCCGCCCCCGAGGAGGCCGAGGGGCGCCGGGAGGAGGCCCAAAGGCCCGCCCCGCCCGGGCCCGAAGGCCCCCGAAGCCCCCGAAGGAGGCGCGCCCTCCCGGGGAGAGGAGGCCGAGGCGGGACCCGGTGCGGGTTTGGCGGGCCCCGGAGGAGGAGGCCCCCGGAGGCCTCGGCCTGCCCCCGCCCCTCCCCAAGGGGCAGGTGATGGGCCTGGTGGGGGAGGGGCCCTACTACCTGGTGCTGAGGCCCGAGGCCCTGGCCCTCTGGTGGCCCAAGGTGGAGCGGCTCCTGCCCGAGTTCCCGAGGAAGTACGAGGTGCGGTGGTACCCCGACGGGAGCCGGGCGGTGGTGGCCTGGGACCTCGAGGCCCTCAAGGTGTGGTACAAGCGGGTGCTCAGGAGCCCTTGAGACCTTCCAGGAAGCGGTGGACGGCGAGGAGCCCCAGGAAGGCCTCCGCCGCCGCCTCCAGGGGGACCTCGGCCACCTCCACCCCGTCCCGCAGGGCCACCACGAAGCCCCCCTCCACCTCCAGCCCCTCCTCCCGGAGGGCCAGGGCGTAGGCCCCCACCTGCAGGAGGTGCTCCGGGTAGGCCCGGGGGGAGGTCTTCAGGTCCACCACCACCAGCCTGTCCCCAAAGCGGGCCACCAGGTCCACCCGCCCGGCGTAGCGGTGCCCCGGGTGGAAGACCGCCTCCTCGGAGCGCAGGGCCTCGCCCCCGTTCCCGTCCCACCAGTCCGCCAGGGCGAGGGCCATCCCCCGAAGGGGCTCCTCCTCGGGGAAGGGAGGCCTTTGCCCCTTGAGGTAGGCCTCCGCCCAGGCGTGGAGTTCCGTGCCCCGCCCCGCGGCGCTCCGGGCGGCCCTGTGGTGGGCCTTGGCGGCCTCCTCCAGGACGCGGCCCACCTCCTCCTCCGTGAGGACCAGCCCCGGGACCAGCTCCCCGCGAAGGTACTCCACCACCTGGCGCACGGCCCAGTCCTGAAGGTTCTTGTTCAGGCGCCCCGTAACCTCCGTGACCGAGGGGACCCTCTCCCACCTCTCCCCGTCCTGGGAGGCCTCGTAGCCGCCCCCGTTCCGGCGGTAGCGGAGGCGCCAGCCCCCTGGGCAGTCCTTGAACAGCCAGTCTTGATACACAAGCCACCCCCCAGAGGCCCTGGATGGGCTACCTCCAGCTTAGCCCGGCGGGAGCCCTACGCCACCCGCCACTGAGGGGCCTGGCGGAAGAGCTCCAGGAGGCCCCGCTCCCGGAGGAGGTGGGCGAGGAGGGCCCCGGGGCGCCGGACCCCCTCGGCCCTTTGGCCGAAGAGGGCCTTGGCCAGGGCCTCCCGGACCCGCTTCACCGCCCAGGAGACGGCCTCCAGGGCCCCCTCCATCAGGCCGTAGAGCTCGGCCCGGAGGGCGTTCCAGAGGATCCAGGCGTAGAAGCGCACGCTCCCGGGATCCCGGAACTCCCGGGCCAGGGAGAGGGCGAGGGCCTCCACCAGGGCCCGGCGCTCGGCGGGGCGGGCCCGGAGGAGGGCGGTGAGAGAGTCTAGAGCTAACGGAGTTTCGGCTTCGCCAGGGGATAACGAAAACCGAAGGAGGAGCTGGAGGACCCCGGAGTCCTCCTTAGGAGGACTTGTATATGACTCTCTCAAGCTCCAGGCGGTGCGCCCCTGACGGGCGTCCCCCTCCAGGTCCCGCCACGGGTGGCGGAAGTCCTCCAGGTCCAGGCGGGGGCGGGCCTCCCGGTGGGGCAGGCGCACGGCGTAGAGGGTCCCGCCGGCGTAGACCCCCGTCCGGCCCTTGAGGGTGGCCGGGGTGCGCCAGGCCCTCCGGCGGATGAGCCCCTTGGCCTCCAGGGAGGCCAGGACCCGGTAGAGGGAGGCCGGGGGCAGGCCCAGGGCCACGGCCAGGGCGTCGTTCACGGCGAAGAGGGTGGCCTGGGAGAGGCTCCTGGGGAGGGGCCTCCCCGGGCCCAGCCTCCGGGCCAGGACCTCGAGGCCCAGGGCGAGGAGGGTCCGGTACACCCTCCGCTCCCGCTCGGAAAGCCCTGGCAGGGTGCCCCGCCGCTCCCCTTCCGCCAGGAGGCGGTCGGCGAGGCTCCAGGCGTCCTGCTTCCTCTCGGGTGGGGGCGGGGAGGCGGAGAGCTCCTGTCGGTTGGGGAGGGCCGGGGAAGGCGGCGCCTCCCGGAGCTTCCGGCGGAGGTCCTCCGGGGGAGGCGCCTCCTCGGGCGGGGGCTCATGGACCCCCTTCTCCGGGGGCGCGGCCCCCTCCAGGAGCTTCAGGTAGAGGGGCGGAAGCTCCTCGCCCCTCGCCCGCTTCCTCCGGGCCAGGGCCTCGAGGAAGGCCCGGCCCCGCTCGGTGAGTCCTTCCGGCTGTTCTTTATAGCTCTTCCCTTCAACTCCTTCTTGGGGCATAAACCCCTCCCGTTTCGCGCGTCGGGGACGGCACTCCCCCGCGCGCCGCCTCGGCGCCTATTGCCTTTCCCGCTGGGAGGGGATAACCTTAGGCGAAGGAAAAGGTTGCTGGAATTTGGGTTCCCTCCCAGCGGGAGCCTCTCTTTTTGGTCCTCACGCGGCCCTGCCGCCTTGGGCCCCCAGGGGGCCCGGTCTTCCCATTGCCCGGCATTATACCAGAACCCTGGAAAGAGGGGAGGGAGGGACCCGAAAAGCATTCCCCTACCCATAGCAGAGGCGAATGAGGCGAGTCAATATGGCACGCCTCCGTGGGCTCCCGGAGGGCGCAAACCCCTCACCAACGGGACACCAACAGGCGTGATATAGTTCACTTGATTTTCGGAAGCGGCTTTCTCCCGTGCCAAAGCCTGTATAATGCCGGGCAAGGATGTCAGAACAGGGGGGTCAAATCCTCAAAATCTCTGCAAACGCCGATGCTTATCGGCAAAATCGCCCCCGGCGAAGGCGCCCCCTGCTGAGGCCGGACGGGGAGGTGGACCTCGAGGCCGTCCGCCTCTTCCTCCAGCTCGGGCGCTACCGGGAGGGCGAGGCGGCCCTGGACCAGGACCCCCAGCCGGAGAACCCCGAGTGGCTCAGGCTGAAGGGCTGGGCCCGCTGGCACCTGGGGGACGAGGAGGGCCTGCGGCTGGTGCGGAAGGCGGCCTCCCTGGCCCGGGAGCGGGCGGGGTGGGTGTGGCAGGACCTGGGGGCCCTCCTCTTCCGGGCCGGGCGCTGGGAGGAGGCGGAGGAGGCCTTGAGGCGGGCCCTGGACCACTTCAGCGCCCGGGAGGACCACCTGGGCCGGGCCTGGGCACTCCACGGCCTGGGGGTGGCCCACCTGCACCGGGGCAGGACGGGCTGGGCCCTGCGCCGGGCGGAGGAGGCTTTGGCGGTGGTCCGGGCCAAGGCCCTGGGAGGCTTCCGGAGCCGGGTCCTTGTCCTCCTCTCCTCCGTCCACCGGGCCAGGGGGGAGCTGAGGGAGGCCCTCTTCCGGGCCGAGCAGGCGGTGGCGGGGAGGCTGGACCCGGACGACCGGGTGGTGGCCCTGAGGGCCCTGGGCACCACCCTGCGGCTTCTGGGGAAGCCCGCTCAAGGAAGCGAGGTCCTGGAGGAGGCCCTTGAGCTAGCGGGGGAGGGGGCCCGGAGGGGAGCGGCCCTGGCGGAGATGGCCCTCTGCCACCTGGCCCTGGGACGGAAGAGGCTGGCGAGGCGGGCCGCCGGGGAGGCCCTGGAGCTTCTGGACACCCACGCCCCGGCCCGCGCC carries:
- a CDS encoding tyrosine-type recombinase/integrase, whose translation is MVAAQDPHAELLHRFRRYLEMEEGRSPRTAKEYLLDVGLFSAWYRERYGRPPRWEEIGSQHLRAFLASREVSPHRAGRILASLRKFFRYLAEVEALPILKDPTEGVKRPKLPRRLPVYLTPPEVARLLEAAYKHRSPRIGLRDWALLAFLYGTGLRLSEALSLTYSDLTYQDGIPHAIRVRGKGDKERVVVLSPTAQRALYQWLRHRNLEGHPTSPYIWSHTSGPNRGKPFSARAVEAMVKRVARRAGLTDWHRITPHKLRHSYASALVEAGRGIDEVKELLGHSSISTTQIYVHVSRKRLEEAAKALPDVLG
- a CDS encoding type II toxin-antitoxin system VapC family toxin, which gives rise to MPSSRTSGAEPLFLDTSVLVRLYYLEPEDPFEWAVDLAQRPGTLLAASHLAYVETLATFHALRRGRAITSRRQASLSAAFRADWPAFLRVPLSPPVVQLAGALAEEHPLRGADALQLASFAWLWEKEGKGRFFTLDRRLYLVARDLVPTVPVPAFEEV
- a CDS encoding helix-turn-helix domain-containing protein → MRESPTAKGDPPEKDPLDGKLLLTYSEAAKALGLGRTTIYRLVKAGRLKVVHPTPRSARITRESLEAFLRSLEAPEKASEKGKGVVDRAREVLRRFGL
- a CDS encoding CRISPR-associated protein Cas4, encoding MYQDWLFKDCPGGWRLRYRRNGGGYEASQDGERWERVPSVTEVTGRLNKNLQDWAVRQVVEYLRGELVPGLVLTEEEVGRVLEEAAKAHHRAARSAAGRGTELHAWAEAYLKGQRPPFPEEEPLRGMALALADWWDGNGGEALRSEEAVFHPGHRYAGRVDLVARFGDRLVVVDLKTSPRAYPEHLLQVGAYALALREEGLEVEGGFVVALRDGVEVAEVPLEAAAEAFLGLLAVHRFLEGLKGS
- a CDS encoding tetratricopeptide repeat protein → MDLEAVRLFLQLGRYREGEAALDQDPQPENPEWLRLKGWARWHLGDEEGLRLVRKAASLARERAGWVWQDLGALLFRAGRWEEAEEALRRALDHFSAREDHLGRAWALHGLGVAHLHRGRTGWALRRAEEALAVVRAKALGGFRSRVLVLLSSVHRARGELREALFRAEQAVAGRLDPDDRVVALRALGTTLRLLGKPAQGSEVLEEALELAGEGARRGAALAEMALCHLALGRKRLARRAAGEALELLDTHAPARARVLVALAELSRREGKEEGALALLQEARALGPYPLAEEALGFPELFALAEARELKLPRTRRAPERPRVRLEAGKVRRLWLGRREVPLEGSGKAFDLLLLLASEGPLTWREAALRLWGEDGPGVRERLHMTASRARDLLADREAVRWEGEVLRLDPERRWEAC